The following are encoded together in the Gordonia insulae genome:
- a CDS encoding sulfite reductase subunit alpha, whose translation MQLPYIPSDVPFTGDQKAWLAGFLAGLNTRIAMPPPSGTPTAGAAASVDDGAEGRIPLQIVFGSQTGTAELLSEQAETLARTHGFDPVRCDLDALDITALSAVRRLLVITSTYGEGDMPDNGELFWRALAAPDTPRLDGLYYGVLALGDSIYDGFCQAGKNIDTRLAELGATRVVDRVDCDVDYEDPADAWIARAIPALAAVDAGPPPNQVAADEATDAEVDAPEPPALPATPAKPSSGARRVRSTWTRKNPYPATVVANTLLSDPRSDKEVRHLEISLGDSGIEYQPGDGISISPVNDADLVGRIIERLGVSPDTLITDRKAERTLRDTLTHHVEISTPSKYLVDYIAQRSQDAELVHLTSTGDREALDAWLWGKDVLDLLDVDPALTVTPEELLAELRPLQHRVYSISSSPVAHAGTVHITMATVRYRSGDRQRGGVCSTFLADRRPEGTQVDMFISANKSFRLPADDTKIIMVGPGTGIAPFRSFLHERAARGARGGNWLFFGDRHRDHDHIYADEIDGFVTDGLLDRLDLAFSRDQEHKIYVQDRMREQGADLFAWLSQGAHVYVCGDATRMAHDVDVALHDIIAEHGGMSAESAQDYVDDLKRAKRYLRDVY comes from the coding sequence ATGCAGCTCCCCTACATCCCCTCCGACGTCCCGTTCACCGGTGACCAGAAGGCCTGGCTGGCCGGCTTCCTCGCCGGTCTGAACACCCGCATCGCCATGCCGCCCCCGTCCGGCACACCCACTGCCGGTGCCGCCGCATCGGTCGACGACGGGGCCGAGGGTCGAATCCCCCTGCAGATCGTCTTCGGCAGCCAGACCGGCACCGCCGAATTGCTCTCCGAGCAGGCCGAGACACTGGCCCGCACACACGGATTCGATCCCGTGCGATGCGATCTGGACGCCCTCGACATCACCGCCCTGTCGGCGGTGCGCCGGTTGCTGGTGATCACCTCCACCTACGGCGAGGGTGACATGCCGGACAACGGCGAGTTGTTCTGGCGGGCCCTCGCCGCACCGGACACCCCGCGGCTCGACGGCCTGTACTACGGCGTCCTGGCCCTCGGCGACTCGATCTATGACGGGTTCTGTCAGGCCGGCAAGAACATCGACACCCGGCTCGCCGAACTCGGTGCGACCCGCGTGGTCGACCGGGTCGATTGCGACGTCGACTACGAGGATCCGGCCGACGCCTGGATCGCCCGAGCGATTCCGGCACTCGCGGCGGTCGACGCGGGACCGCCGCCGAACCAGGTGGCGGCCGACGAGGCGACCGACGCCGAGGTGGATGCGCCCGAGCCGCCGGCGTTGCCGGCCACCCCCGCGAAGCCGTCGTCGGGCGCGCGCCGCGTCAGGTCGACGTGGACGCGCAAGAACCCCTACCCCGCGACCGTCGTCGCCAACACCCTGTTGTCGGATCCCCGGTCCGATAAGGAGGTCCGGCATCTCGAGATCTCCCTGGGCGACAGCGGCATCGAGTACCAGCCCGGCGACGGGATCAGCATCTCGCCGGTGAACGACGCCGACCTCGTCGGACGGATCATCGAACGTCTCGGTGTCTCACCGGACACGTTGATCACCGACCGCAAAGCCGAACGCACCCTGCGGGACACGCTCACCCACCACGTGGAGATCTCGACACCGTCGAAGTACCTCGTGGACTACATCGCACAACGCAGCCAGGATGCCGAGCTCGTGCACCTGACCTCGACGGGCGACCGCGAGGCGCTCGATGCGTGGTTGTGGGGCAAGGACGTTCTCGACCTGTTGGATGTGGACCCGGCGCTCACCGTCACGCCGGAGGAACTGCTCGCCGAACTGCGCCCACTGCAGCACCGCGTGTACTCGATCTCGTCGAGCCCCGTCGCACATGCCGGAACCGTGCACATCACCATGGCGACCGTGCGCTACCGGTCGGGCGACCGACAACGGGGCGGTGTGTGCTCGACGTTCCTCGCCGACCGCAGGCCGGAGGGAACGCAGGTCGACATGTTCATCTCGGCCAACAAGTCGTTCCGGCTGCCCGCCGACGACACCAAGATCATCATGGTCGGCCCGGGTACCGGCATCGCACCGTTCCGGTCGTTCCTGCACGAGCGCGCGGCACGCGGTGCGCGCGGTGGGAACTGGCTGTTCTTCGGCGACCGGCATCGTGACCACGACCACATCTACGCCGACGAGATCGACGGCTTCGTCACCGACGGGTTGCTCGACCGCCTCGACCTCGCGTTCTCTCGCGACCAGGAGCACAAGATCTACGTGCAGGACCGCATGCGGGAACAGGGTGCCGATCTGTTCGCCTGGTTGTCCCAGGGCGCCCACGTGTACGTGTGCGGTGACGCCACCCGCATGGCCCACGACGTCGACGTCGCGTTGCACGACATCATCGCCGAACACGGTGGCATGTCGGCCGAGTCGGCCCAGGACTACGTCGACGATCTCAAGCGCGCCAAGCGATATCTGCGCGATGTGTACTGA
- a CDS encoding ChuX/HutX family heme-like substrate-binding protein: MPESPRPSDSERTGDLARPGCGDRCSCPRSRATASDLDTLLATPGFTGSLLGSDVSAVADRLPLLDQVVGVTVAGPVLMNDVGTHETPVGIGGPIRCRPSRISLRLNPSRLGSALVTDPAAHVPPTLRLFDTDGNTAHATYLTESSDRLAFESLSIDAGGFADGPAALDRPGDADLGGDGRHPTPKVEDAPPATDQIAQFDSVLDDGGVRRLSSLPGRIDDGYARVESRRVIAALEHAALLGMPMTLTTAAAGCLQMRHDRLDGAREHRGSMVVASGSCRAMINFTLVAECWITWSDGVWGRTGSIELYDRHGRCSLIATQTGSVSPETFEAWNQLVTDVAG; encoded by the coding sequence ATGCCCGAATCACCCCGACCATCCGACTCCGAACGCACCGGAGACCTCGCCCGTCCCGGATGTGGTGATCGGTGCAGTTGTCCGCGCTCTCGGGCGACGGCCAGCGACCTGGACACCCTGCTGGCCACGCCCGGCTTCACGGGGTCATTGCTGGGTTCCGACGTCTCCGCGGTCGCGGATCGACTACCGCTGCTCGACCAGGTCGTCGGCGTGACGGTGGCCGGCCCGGTCTTGATGAACGACGTCGGGACGCATGAGACACCGGTGGGCATCGGCGGCCCCATACGCTGTCGGCCATCACGGATCTCCCTGCGGCTCAATCCGTCCCGACTCGGCTCAGCGCTGGTCACCGATCCCGCGGCTCATGTGCCGCCCACATTGCGGCTGTTCGACACGGACGGCAACACCGCCCACGCGACGTATCTGACGGAGTCGTCGGATCGTCTGGCGTTCGAATCCCTGTCGATCGACGCGGGCGGCTTCGCCGATGGGCCGGCCGCGCTCGATCGCCCCGGTGACGCCGACCTCGGCGGCGACGGACGGCACCCGACCCCGAAGGTCGAAGATGCGCCTCCCGCGACCGATCAGATCGCCCAGTTCGACTCCGTCCTCGACGACGGTGGCGTCCGGCGGCTGTCGTCACTGCCCGGGCGCATCGACGACGGGTACGCGCGCGTGGAATCACGCCGCGTCATCGCCGCTCTCGAGCATGCCGCGCTGCTCGGCATGCCCATGACGCTGACCACCGCGGCTGCGGGGTGTCTGCAGATGCGTCACGATCGCCTCGACGGTGCCCGCGAGCATCGCGGCTCGATGGTGGTGGCGTCCGGTTCGTGCCGGGCGATGATCAACTTCACGCTCGTCGCCGAATGCTGGATCACCTGGTCCGACGGGGTGTGGGGCCGCACCGGGTCGATCGAACTCTATGACCGTCACGGCCGCTGCAGCCTGATCGCCACCCAGACGGGGTCGGTCTCCCCCGAGACCTTCGAGGCGTGGAATCAGTTGGTGACCGACGTCGCGGGATAG
- the rho gene encoding transcription termination factor Rho, with protein MTDTDLISAPATTEAPAGGRSTRARTGLAGMVLTELRALAGELGIKGTSGMRKGDLIAAIKERQESTSGAAKKTDTNGQMSITDGDGSTETADAAPPARRRRATRAESTEAPTTAASTTEASTTTAPTTESPAEAASADTGSSSATGTAESQTTTKDSPAKDAPAESTDGGEQRGRNRNRNQNRDGGQGRDNQGRDGGQGRDNQGRDNQGRDGGQGRDNQNRDNQNRDNQGRDNQGGQNRDNQNRRDNQNNQGGGQNNRNNRDNRDDDDDDGSGRGRRGRRFRERRRGRDRESTGQNEPQVSDDDVVQPVAGILDVLDNYAFVRTSGYLAGPNDVYVSMNMVRKNGLRRGDAITGAVKVPREGEQPNQRQKFNPLVRLDTVNGTDIETAKRRPEFSKLTPLYPNQRLRLETTPERLDTRVIDLIMPIGKGQRALIVSPPKAGKTTILQDIANAIATNNPECHLMVVLVDERPEEVTDMQRSVKGEVIASTFDRPPSDHTSVSELAIERAKRLVENGKDVVVLLDSITRLGRAYNNASPASGRILSGGVDSTALYPPKRFLGAARNIEHGGSLTIIASALVETGSTGDTVIFEEFKGTGNAELKLDRKISERRVFPAVDVNLSSTRKDELLLSPEEFQIVHKLRRVLSGLDSQQAIDLLISQLKKTKTNIEFLMQVQKTAPGAMRDD; from the coding sequence TTGACGGATACGGACCTCATCTCCGCACCGGCCACCACAGAGGCACCCGCCGGTGGGCGGTCAACCCGTGCCCGTACCGGGCTCGCCGGGATGGTGCTCACCGAACTGCGCGCGCTCGCAGGTGAGCTGGGCATCAAGGGAACGTCGGGAATGCGCAAGGGCGACCTGATCGCCGCCATCAAGGAGCGGCAGGAAAGCACGTCCGGCGCCGCGAAGAAGACCGATACCAACGGCCAGATGTCGATCACCGACGGCGACGGCTCGACCGAGACCGCCGACGCGGCACCGCCGGCCCGGCGCCGCCGCGCCACGCGGGCCGAATCGACCGAGGCCCCCACCACAGCGGCCTCCACCACCGAGGCCTCCACCACCACGGCTCCCACCACGGAGAGCCCCGCCGAGGCCGCCAGCGCGGACACCGGCAGTTCGTCGGCGACCGGCACCGCCGAGTCGCAGACCACCACCAAGGATTCGCCCGCGAAGGACGCTCCCGCCGAGTCCACCGACGGCGGTGAGCAGCGTGGCCGCAACCGCAATCGCAACCAGAACCGCGATGGCGGTCAGGGCCGTGACAACCAGGGCCGTGACGGCGGTCAGGGTCGTGACAACCAGGGTCGTGACAACCAGGGCCGTGACGGTGGTCAGGGTCGCGACAACCAGAATCGCGACAACCAGAATCGTGACAACCAGGGCCGCGACAACCAGGGTGGCCAGAACCGCGACAACCAGAACCGCCGCGACAACCAGAACAACCAGGGTGGCGGCCAGAACAACCGCAACAACCGGGACAACCGCGACGACGACGATGACGACGGCAGCGGCCGCGGCCGCCGTGGACGTCGCTTCCGCGAACGGCGTCGTGGGCGCGACCGCGAGTCGACCGGCCAGAACGAGCCGCAGGTCTCCGACGACGACGTGGTGCAGCCGGTCGCCGGGATCCTCGACGTCCTCGACAACTACGCGTTCGTCCGCACCTCCGGGTACCTCGCCGGGCCGAACGACGTCTACGTCTCGATGAACATGGTCCGCAAGAACGGCCTCCGCCGCGGTGACGCGATCACCGGTGCGGTGAAGGTCCCGCGTGAGGGCGAGCAGCCCAACCAGCGGCAGAAGTTCAACCCGCTCGTGCGGCTCGACACCGTCAACGGAACCGACATCGAGACCGCCAAGCGGCGTCCCGAGTTCAGCAAGCTGACCCCGCTGTATCCGAATCAGCGTCTGCGTCTCGAGACCACGCCGGAGCGGTTGGACACCCGCGTGATCGACCTGATCATGCCGATCGGCAAGGGTCAGCGTGCCCTGATCGTCTCGCCGCCGAAGGCCGGTAAGACCACGATCCTGCAGGATATCGCCAACGCGATCGCCACCAACAACCCGGAATGCCACCTCATGGTCGTGCTCGTCGACGAGCGCCCCGAGGAGGTCACCGACATGCAGCGTTCGGTGAAGGGCGAGGTCATTGCGTCGACCTTCGATCGTCCGCCGTCAGATCACACCTCGGTGTCCGAGTTGGCGATCGAGCGCGCGAAGCGACTGGTGGAGAACGGCAAGGACGTCGTGGTGCTGCTCGACTCGATCACCCGACTCGGGCGTGCGTACAACAACGCGTCGCCGGCCTCGGGCCGAATCCTGTCCGGTGGTGTCGATTCCACGGCGCTCTACCCACCGAAGCGTTTCCTGGGTGCAGCCCGCAACATCGAGCACGGCGGCTCGCTCACGATCATCGCCTCCGCGCTGGTCGAGACCGGCTCCACCGGTGACACGGTCATCTTCGAGGAGTTCAAGGGCACCGGCAACGCCGAGCTCAAGCTGGATCGGAAGATCTCGGAGCGCCGCGTGTTCCCCGCGGTCGACGTGAATCTCTCCAGTACCCGCAAGGACGAATTGCTGCTGTCGCCAGAGGAATTCCAGATCGTGCACAAGCTGCGGCGTGTGCTGTCCGGGCTGGATTCCCAGCAGGCCATCGATCTGCTGATCAGCCAGCTGAAGAAGACGAAGACCAACATCGAGTTCCTGATGCAGGTCCAGAAGACCGCGCCGGGAGCGATGCGGGACGACTAG
- the thrB gene encoding homoserine kinase has product MPDDPALTDPALTDAALTDAAVTFAKVALPVGISARVRVPASSANLGPGFDCLGIALGIYDELIVEITSGGIEVEVTGEGADDVPRTADHLVARAITRGLDAAGFVAPGLKLRCVNAIPHSRGLGSSAAAAVSGLAAASGLIVEAGVGDAFDDETLVQLSSEFEGHPDNAAASILGSAVVTWTESGADGGPDPAGLPDGDRYLARRLVVHPDITATVFVPDTESSTSFTRGLLPDAVPRRDAVFNVSRAALAVVALTADPGALVAATEDRLHQNYRAQAMAPTAELVAALRKRGLAATVSGAGPTVLVLGVGPVPADARDIATGLGFVASTVAIAGGVEVTHGRS; this is encoded by the coding sequence ATGCCGGACGACCCAGCCCTGACCGACCCAGCCCTGACCGACGCAGCCCTGACAGACGCAGCCGTGACCTTCGCAAAAGTTGCTCTGCCCGTGGGCATCTCGGCCCGTGTCCGGGTCCCGGCCTCGAGCGCGAACCTGGGGCCCGGATTCGACTGCCTGGGGATCGCGCTGGGCATCTACGACGAGCTGATCGTCGAGATCACGTCGGGCGGCATCGAGGTCGAGGTGACCGGGGAGGGTGCCGACGACGTCCCGCGCACCGCCGATCACCTGGTGGCACGTGCGATCACCCGCGGCCTGGATGCCGCCGGGTTCGTGGCCCCGGGGCTGAAGTTACGCTGCGTCAACGCGATTCCGCACTCCCGCGGACTCGGCTCGTCGGCGGCGGCCGCGGTCTCCGGGCTCGCCGCGGCGTCGGGTCTCATCGTTGAGGCAGGCGTCGGGGACGCATTCGACGACGAGACGCTGGTCCAGCTGTCCTCGGAGTTCGAGGGGCACCCCGACAACGCGGCGGCCAGTATCCTCGGCTCGGCCGTCGTCACCTGGACCGAATCCGGCGCAGACGGTGGTCCCGACCCGGCCGGCCTTCCGGACGGTGACCGGTACCTGGCCCGCCGACTCGTGGTGCACCCCGACATCACCGCGACCGTCTTCGTCCCCGACACGGAGTCGTCGACGTCGTTCACCCGGGGGCTGCTGCCCGATGCCGTCCCCCGTCGGGATGCGGTCTTCAACGTCAGTCGGGCCGCGCTCGCCGTGGTCGCCCTCACCGCCGATCCGGGCGCGCTCGTCGCGGCCACCGAGGACCGTCTGCATCAGAACTATCGTGCGCAGGCCATGGCACCGACTGCGGAACTGGTCGCTGCGCTGCGCAAACGCGGTCTCGCAGCGACGGTCTCCGGCGCGGGGCCGACCGTTCTCGTACTCGGTGTCGGGCCGGTTCCTGCCGATGCCCGCGACATCGCCACCGGCCTCGGGTTCGTGGCGTCTACAGTGGCGATCGCGGGTGGCGTGGAGGTCACGCACGGTCGCTCCTGA
- the thrC gene encoding threonine synthase, producing MTDVTPVHQRWPGLIEAYRDRLPVGDDWQVVTLLEGGTPLIAAPHLSEITGCEVYLKVEGLNPTGSFKDRGMTMAVSTAVNNGKTAVLCASTGNTSASAAAYATRAGITCAVLIPEGKIAMGKLAQAVMHGAKIIQVQGNFDDCLELARKATAEFTEIELVNSVNPSRIEGQKTAAFEIVDVLGRAPDVHALPVGNAGNITAYWKGYTEYHRDGISATLPRMLGVQAAGAAPLVDGAPVKNPETIATAIRIGSPASWNQAVAAKEESGGQFRAATDEKLLEAYRLIAGREGVFVEPASAASVAGLLAARADNWIAAGSTVVCTVTGNGLKDPDTALSGMPEVEAIPVDPVAVADALGVR from the coding sequence ATGACTGACGTGACCCCGGTGCATCAGCGCTGGCCCGGACTGATCGAGGCCTATCGTGACCGCCTGCCCGTCGGCGACGATTGGCAGGTCGTCACGCTCCTCGAGGGTGGTACGCCGCTGATCGCGGCGCCGCATCTGTCCGAGATCACCGGCTGCGAGGTCTACCTCAAGGTCGAGGGGCTCAACCCGACCGGGTCCTTCAAGGACCGCGGCATGACCATGGCGGTCAGCACCGCGGTCAACAACGGCAAGACTGCGGTGCTGTGCGCCTCGACGGGAAACACGTCGGCTTCGGCGGCCGCGTACGCCACCCGTGCCGGCATCACCTGCGCCGTACTGATCCCCGAGGGCAAGATTGCCATGGGCAAGCTCGCCCAGGCGGTCATGCACGGCGCCAAGATCATCCAGGTGCAGGGCAACTTCGACGACTGCCTGGAACTGGCGCGCAAGGCGACTGCCGAGTTCACCGAGATCGAACTGGTGAACTCGGTGAACCCGTCGCGCATCGAGGGGCAGAAGACCGCGGCGTTCGAGATCGTCGACGTGCTCGGTCGGGCCCCGGACGTCCACGCACTGCCGGTGGGCAACGCGGGCAACATCACCGCGTACTGGAAGGGCTATACCGAGTACCACCGCGACGGCATCAGTGCGACGTTGCCACGCATGCTGGGTGTCCAGGCCGCGGGCGCTGCACCGCTGGTCGACGGTGCGCCGGTGAAGAATCCGGAGACCATCGCCACCGCCATCCGCATCGGCTCGCCGGCCAGCTGGAACCAGGCGGTCGCCGCGAAAGAGGAATCCGGCGGACAGTTCCGCGCGGCGACCGACGAGAAACTGCTCGAGGCCTACCGGCTGATCGCCGGCCGGGAGGGCGTCTTCGTCGAACCGGCCTCGGCGGCCAGCGTCGCCGGACTGCTCGCCGCCCGTGCGGACAACTGGATCGCGGCCGGTTCCACGGTCGTGTGCACGGTGACCGGCAACGGCCTCAAGGATCCGGACACCGCGCTGTCCGGGATGCCGGAGGTCGAGGCCATCCCGGTGGACCCGGTGGCGGTGGCAGATGCACTCGGCGTCCGCTGA
- a CDS encoding homoserine dehydrogenase has protein sequence MNQTPDRSIGVAVLGMGNVGSEVVRIIDENAADLRARVGAPVEIRGIAVRDLGKPRKVAQDLLTDDPAALVARDDVDIVVELMGGIDPARGLIRAALESGKSVVTANKALLAEYTGELATAAADAKVDLYFEAAVAGAIPVVRPLMQSLAGDTVERVAGIVNGTTNYILSAMDETGADYADSLAEAGRLGYAEADPTADVEGYDAAAKAAILASIAFHTRVTAADVHREGISSVTASDLAAAKKFDCTVKLLSICERVHDADGRQRISARVYPALIPLSHPLATVNGAFNAVVVEAENAGRLMFYGQGAGGSPTASAVLGDMVMAARNKVHGGRGPLESTYASLPIAPVDDVPTRYYVSMKVADKPGVLSQVAGEFSKRSVSIAAVRQEGAGEDARLIVVTHRAPDRAQSETVAALEDMDAVIKVSSVLRLEGTDD, from the coding sequence ATGAACCAGACCCCTGACCGCTCGATCGGCGTGGCCGTGCTCGGCATGGGCAACGTCGGCTCCGAAGTCGTCCGCATCATCGACGAGAACGCCGCCGACCTGCGGGCGCGCGTCGGTGCACCGGTGGAGATCCGCGGTATCGCGGTCCGCGACCTCGGCAAGCCACGCAAGGTCGCCCAGGATCTGCTCACCGACGACCCGGCCGCGCTGGTGGCCCGCGACGACGTCGACATCGTCGTCGAACTGATGGGTGGCATCGACCCGGCGCGCGGGCTGATCAGGGCCGCACTCGAGAGCGGCAAGTCGGTCGTCACCGCGAACAAGGCGTTGCTGGCCGAGTACACCGGGGAGCTGGCCACGGCGGCCGCCGATGCCAAGGTCGACCTCTACTTCGAGGCCGCCGTCGCCGGCGCGATCCCGGTGGTCCGGCCGCTGATGCAGTCACTCGCCGGCGACACCGTCGAGCGGGTCGCCGGAATCGTCAACGGCACCACCAACTACATCCTCTCGGCGATGGACGAGACCGGAGCCGACTACGCCGACAGCCTCGCCGAGGCCGGACGTCTGGGCTACGCGGAGGCCGATCCGACCGCCGATGTCGAGGGTTATGACGCCGCGGCCAAGGCGGCCATTCTCGCCTCGATCGCCTTCCACACCCGCGTCACCGCTGCCGATGTGCATCGCGAGGGCATCTCGTCGGTCACCGCGAGCGACCTCGCGGCGGCGAAGAAGTTCGACTGCACCGTCAAACTGTTGTCCATCTGCGAGCGCGTCCACGATGCCGATGGCAGGCAGCGGATCTCGGCCCGGGTCTATCCGGCGCTGATCCCGCTGAGTCACCCGTTGGCCACGGTCAACGGTGCATTCAACGCCGTGGTCGTCGAGGCCGAGAACGCCGGGCGGCTGATGTTCTACGGTCAGGGCGCGGGTGGTTCACCCACCGCCTCGGCGGTATTGGGGGACATGGTGATGGCGGCGCGCAACAAGGTGCACGGCGGTCGGGGGCCGCTGGAGTCGACGTATGCGTCGCTGCCGATCGCCCCCGTCGACGACGTGCCGACGCGGTACTACGTGTCGATGAAGGTCGCCGACAAGCCCGGCGTGCTGTCGCAGGTGGCCGGCGAGTTCTCCAAGCGGTCGGTCTCCATCGCCGCGGTGCGACAGGAGGGTGCGGGCGAGGATGCCCGACTGATCGTGGTGACGCACCGTGCCCCTGATCGTGCGCAGTCGGAAACCGTTGCGGCACTGGAAGACATGGATGCCGTGATCAAGGTGTCGAGCGTCCTGAGATTGGAAGGAACCGATGACTGA
- the lysA gene encoding diaminopimelate decarboxylase, translating to MNAHPAGPRHAELLAAPHLAERPNDPVQLAQIPANVWPRNASRDESGELTIDGVGVDELAQTYGTPLFVVDEADFRSRCADMLAAFGPYGRVHYASKAFLSTEIARWVDQEGLSLDVCTGGELAIALHAGFPSERIALHGNNKSVDELAMALDAGVGHIVLDSMIEIERLDALAGERGLVADVLVRVTVGVEAHTHEFIATAHEDQKFGFALAGGVAMDAVRRVFATDNLRLVGLHSHIGSQIFDMDGFELAAHRVVGLLKEVVAEFGVDKTAQMSIVDLGGGLGISYLPEDDPLPIGDVAERLAEIVGRESAAVGLPMPTLAVEPGRAIAGPGTVTLYRVGTVKDVTIGKNLTRRYVSVDGGMSDNIRTVLYQAEYDIRLVSRISDAPAVVSRVVGKHCESGDIVIKDCWLPADLGPGDLVAVAATGAYCYSMSSRYNMAMRPAVVAVRDSSARLLLRRETIDDFLTLEVTE from the coding sequence GTGAACGCGCACCCCGCCGGCCCGCGGCATGCCGAACTGCTGGCCGCCCCGCATCTCGCCGAGCGTCCCAACGACCCGGTGCAGCTGGCACAGATACCGGCAAACGTCTGGCCCCGCAACGCCTCTCGTGACGAGTCCGGCGAACTCACGATCGACGGGGTGGGCGTCGACGAACTCGCGCAGACCTACGGGACCCCGCTGTTCGTGGTGGACGAAGCCGACTTCCGGTCGCGGTGCGCGGACATGCTGGCGGCGTTCGGCCCGTACGGGCGGGTGCATTACGCATCCAAGGCGTTCCTGAGCACCGAGATCGCCCGCTGGGTGGACCAGGAGGGGCTGTCGCTGGACGTGTGCACCGGTGGCGAGCTGGCCATCGCGCTGCATGCGGGATTCCCGTCGGAACGAATTGCGCTGCACGGCAACAACAAGAGCGTCGACGAGCTCGCCATGGCGCTCGATGCCGGCGTCGGGCACATCGTGCTTGACTCGATGATCGAGATCGAGCGACTCGACGCGCTCGCTGGGGAACGCGGCCTCGTCGCCGATGTTCTCGTCCGGGTGACCGTCGGGGTCGAGGCGCACACCCACGAGTTCATCGCCACCGCCCACGAAGACCAGAAGTTCGGGTTCGCCCTCGCCGGCGGAGTCGCGATGGACGCGGTGCGGCGGGTGTTCGCCACCGACAATCTGCGTCTGGTCGGGCTGCACAGCCACATCGGCTCCCAGATCTTCGACATGGACGGCTTCGAGCTGGCGGCGCACCGCGTCGTCGGACTGCTCAAAGAGGTCGTCGCGGAGTTCGGGGTGGACAAGACCGCTCAGATGTCCATCGTCGATCTCGGTGGTGGACTGGGTATCTCGTACCTGCCCGAGGACGACCCGCTGCCCATCGGCGATGTCGCGGAGCGGCTTGCGGAGATCGTCGGCCGCGAGTCGGCGGCGGTGGGATTGCCCATGCCGACCCTCGCGGTGGAACCCGGGCGTGCGATCGCCGGGCCGGGCACGGTCACCCTCTACCGCGTCGGGACGGTCAAGGACGTGACGATCGGCAAGAACCTGACGCGGCGATATGTGTCCGTCGACGGTGGTATGAGCGACAACATCCGCACCGTCCTCTATCAGGCCGAGTACGACATCCGACTGGTCTCCCGTATCTCCGACGCCCCGGCCGTGGTGAGTCGGGTCGTCGGAAAGCACTGCGAGAGCGGTGACATCGTGATCAAGGACTGTTGGCTCCCGGCCGATCTCGGGCCGGGCGACCTGGTCGCGGTGGCCGCGACGGGGGCCTACTGCTACTCGATGTCGAGCCGGTACAACATGGCCATGCGTCCCGCCGTGGTGGCGGTGCGGGATTCGTCCGCGCGATTGCTGTTGCGCCGGGAGACGATCGACGACTTCCTCACCCTGGAGGTGACCGAATGA